Within Paenibacillus sp. RUD330, the genomic segment GTATTCAAGAGCCAGGCATGGAAAGCCTGATCATCGGTCGTATTCAAGATTCAGGCATCAACCCTTTTCAAGGAGCAAGCAGGCTGAGGCGGAAGTCTACTTCCGTCTTGGCCTTACCTATTTTCGGCTGGGAGGCCATCCACCATGAAGCAGGTTCGTATCGGCATGATCGGCGTAGGAGGAAGAGGATATCTGGCGGGCTATTGGCATCAGCCGGACGGGCGGTCCGTCGTGACGGCTGGAGCGGATATCAGCATGGAGCGTCTGGAGGAGTTCAGGAGCAAGGTCAATCCGGACGCGTTCGTGACGACCGATTACCGCGAGCTGCTGGCGCGGGAGGATGTCGACGCTATCGCCGTCACGGCTCCTGACCGGTATCACGAGGAGTTCGCCATAGCCGCGCTGAAGGCGGGCAAGCATGTGTTCTGCGAGAAGCCGCTGGCCATCACTACGGAGGGCTGCGACCGGATTCTGAAGGCGGCCCGGGAAGCGGGCAAGCGACTCATGGCCGGCCACAACATGCGCTACATGAACATGTTCCGCACGATGAAGGGAATCGCCGATTCCGGCGTGCTGGGCGATATCAAGGCGGTCTGGGTGCGGCATTTCGTCGGGCGGGGCGGCAGCTATTACTATCACGACTGGCACGGCAGCTCGGCCAATACAACGTCGCTGCTGCTGCAAAAAGGTTCCCATGACATCGACATCATCCATTGGATCACCGGCAGGTATACGAAGCGGGTATCCGCCATGGGCGGGCTTGATTATTACGGCGGCTCCTATCCGGATACGCTGACCTGCCCGCAGTGCGAGCTGAAGCAGACCTGTCCGGAGGCGCAGTTCATTCCCGGCATGGACCGCTGCGCGTTCCGCAAGGAAATCGATGTCGAGGACAACAGCATGGTCATGCTGGAGCTGGAGGGCGGCATCAAGGCCTCCTACCTGCAATGCCACTTCACGCCTGATTATCAGCGCAACTATGTCTTCATCGGGACCAAGGGAAGGATGGAGAATTCCGAGCCGGACAACAAGGTGTACGTCCAGACCCGGAAATCCGGAGAGTGGCAGGAGCATTCCGATATCGTCTATGAAATCAAGGAGGCGACCGGCGGACACGGCGGGGCCGATCCGGAGATCTGCCGCGATTTCGTGGACATGATTCTGGACGGCCGTGAGCCTGTCGCCACGCCGGAGGCGGGACGCATGAGCGTGGCTGCCGGCGTCGCCGCTGCCGCCTCGATGCGCGGCGGAGGATTTCCGGTAGAGGTTTCTCCGATCAGGCAGGACTGAGCCGGGGCGTCCCGAATGACCTATTCAGGCTCTTTAAGCGGAGCAATGCAAGCTCGATGGTCTGGAACTCCCCTAGGCTGCACCGATTGGCCGGAACCTGTCCGTTATCGACAACGCCGCTTCCAGAAAGGACTCCGATCGGACATCAGATCCGTTATTCGTGGATATCAGCTCCAGATAGGACTCCGATCGGACATCAGATCCGTTATTCGTGGAATCAGCTCCATTGTGGACTCCGATCGGACATCAGATCCGTTATTCGTGGATATCAGCTCCATTGTGGACTCTGATCGGACATCAGATCCGTTATTCGTGGAAATCAGCTCCATTGTGGACTCTATCGGACATCAGATCCGTTATTTCCTCAAAAACCTGTCATCCATGGCCATTTTCTTAGGAATAACGGATCGTATGTCCGATAAAATGAGAAATCGCTCTAAATGGACCCAATAACGGATCGTATGTCCGATAGGTTGCGCAGGCCACCGCCGTTTTTGCCAAAATCAAAGTCAGGATCGAGATTAGCAATCAAACCGCGAAGCCGGCTGACAGTCTAGGTAGGTTCCATGTTCCGCTCGAGTGATTTTCCGCTTAAAGAAGAGGTCTATATATCGCTCTTCAAATGCATTCTTGCGCTCTTCGCAGCCAAGCTCCCTGCGGGAACAGCGAACGGGATGCGTCACTACCGGATAAAGGAGTCCCTGAAATCATGACGACGGAACAAGTGCAAGGCAAGACAGCAGTTCGGACAAATGGAGAGAAGCTGGAGCCCGCCTCGCGGGATGCGCTCTGGTATGAAGCCCCTGCGGGCGCTTGGACCGAAGCTCTTCCGATCGGCAGCGGCCGGCTTGGAGCGATGGTGTTCGGCCGGCTCGGCGAGGAGCGGATCCAGCTCAACGAGGATTCCCTCTGGTACGGCGGCCCTGGAATCGGATCGAGCCCGGATGCGGCGGAGCAGCTGCCGCGCATCCGCCAGCTGCTGCTCGCCGGCGAGCCGGAGCAGGCGGAGGAGCTGGCGATGACGGCCGTGATGACGCAGTCCGGCCATCTCGCTCCCTACCAGACTCTGGGCGAGCTGCTTATCCGCTTCCCCGGCGAGCCTGCTGCTGCGGAGCGATATATTCGCGAGCTGCGCCTCGATGAGGCGGCGGCTGTGACCCGCTTCGGCTGGGGAGCCGTGGAGCGCACCCGGACCGTCTTCGCGAGCGAGCCGCATGCCGTGATCGCGGTCCGGATCGAGGGCAGCGAGCCAGGCGGCTTGTCGTTGCGGGCAGGCATGACGCGCCGTCCGTTCGAAGGCCGCATGACGCAGCTGGAGCGGGGCGTCGCCATGGAGGGGCAGTGCGGACCGGATGGCGTCCGCTACGCCGCCGTGCTGCGGGCTGAAGCGGAGGGCGGCAGCTGCCGACTGCTCGGCGATGCGATCCTCATCGACGGGGCGGATTCGGCGACGCTGTACATCGCCGCGGCCACGACCTTCCGCAGCGGGGATCCGCTGGCGGAGAGCCTGGCGCGGGTGCAGGCGGCGCTGGACGCGGGCTACGACGAGATCCGGGAGCGGCATCTGCTCGCTCATCGCGCCTTGTACGACCGCGTGACGCTGGAGCTGGGAGCAGGAGCGGATGCGGGACAGGGACCGGGACAGGGACCGGGCAGGGAGCATGAGCCTGCTCGCGGGCAGGAGTCCGTTCAGGGACGGCAAACCGTACCGGGACAGGAATCCGCATCAGGACAGGAATCCGCATCAGGACAGGAATCCGCATCAGGACAAGAATCCGTACCGGGACAGGAATCCGGCCCGACGCTTGACTGTCTGCCGACCGATGTGCGGCTGCGGCTGCTGCGGGAAGGAGGAAGCGATCCCGGATTGGTCCGCCTCTTTTTCCTCTACGGCCGATACCTGCTGCTCTCGAGCTCGCGCCCGGGATCGCTGCCGGCGAACCTGCAGGGCATCTGGAACGAAAGCTTCACCCCGCCGTGGGAAAGCGACTATCACCTCAACATCAATCTGCAGATGAACTATTGGCCGGCCGAGGTTTGCAATCTGGCGGAAACCCACGAGCCCGTATTCGATCTGCTCGACCGCCTGCGCGAAAACGGCGTCGTCACGGCACGGGAAATGTACGGAGCCGAGGGCTTCGTCGCCCATCACGCGACCAATATGTGGGGAGATACCGGCATTGTCGGAGTCTGGGTGCCCGCGGTCATCTGGCCGACGGGAGGCGCCTGGCTTTCCCTGCATCTGTGGGAGCATTACCGCTATCAGCCGGATCGCCGGTTCCTTGAGGATCGGGCTTACCCGATGCTGAAGGACGCGGCGCGATTCTTCCTCGACACCCTGCTTGAGGACAGCAGAGGAAGGCTCGTCACCGGACCTTCCGTGTCGCCGGAAAATACGTACGAGCTCCCTAACGGCAAGCGTGGCGCGCTGTGCATCGGTCCGTCCATGGACTCGCAGATCCTCCATGCGCTGTTCTCGGCCTGCGGGGAAGCGGCGGCGGAGCTCGGCGTGGACGCGGAGCTTGCCGGGAAGCTGGAGGCGGCGCGCCGCCGGCTGCCCGAGCCGGAGATCGGCAGCCGCGGACAGCTGCTGGAATGGTCGGAGGAATACGGGGAGCCTGAGCCCGGACACCGGCATATCTCCCATCTGTTCGCGCTGCATCCCGGCGAGCAGATTACGCCGGAGCGGACGCCGCAGCTCGCCCAAGCGGCCCGAAAGACGCTGGAGAGCCGGCTCGCCCATGGCGGGGGCCATACCGGCTGGAGCCGGGCGTGGATTCTCAACTTCTGGGCCCGGCTGGGCGAAGGCGGCGAGGCGCATGAGCATCTGATGGAGCTGCTGCGCCATGCGGTCCATCCCAATCTGTTCGGCGATCACCCGCCGTTCCAGATCGACGCCAACTTCGGCGGCACGGCAGGCGTCGCCGAGATGCTCCTGCAGTCCCATGGCGGCGAGCTGAAGCTGCTGCCGGCGCTGCCGCCGGAGTGGCCCGAGGGACGAGTGACGGGACTGCGCGCCAGAGGCGGAGCGGAATGCGACCTGTCATGGGCGGGAGGAAGGCTGACCGAGGCCGAGCTGCGCTTCACGCATGGCGGAAGCTTCTTCATCCGGCATGGCGGGGAGCTGACGGCCGTGGACGGCGCCGGCCTGCTCAAGCAATTCATTTTCGAGGACGGACGGTACCGATTCGATGCCAGAGCGGGGGACGTGCTCAGGCTTGCGGCCGTTCGGGCATGATGCGGCAACAGCTGAAACGAGCTTGGGCGGCCGGCACCGCGATGGAACCGCTGGAACGGAACTCAACCGCTGGAGCGGAATTCAACCGCTGGAACGGAACTCAACCGCTGGAGCGGAATTCAACCGCTGGAGCAGTGCCGCCGGAGCTATACGGCCTGTTTCGCGGGCGGACCCAGCTTATATCGGCTCCGACCGAACGGGCGGAGCCAGGACGAAGGAGACCAGAACATGAACGAGACCTACACGGGGGCTGTGCCCTCGAAGCATCAGCTGATCTGGCAGGACATGGAGATGGGGATGTTCATCCACTTCGGCATGAATACGTTTTGCGACCAGGAATGGGGAGAAGGCGGGGATTCGGCTCTACTGTTCCATCCTGAGGAGCTCGATGCCCGGCAATGGGCGCGCGAAGCGCGGCAAGCGGGAATGAAATATCTCATTCTCACCGCCAAGCATCATGACGGCTTCTGCCTTTGGCCGAGCGCGCAGACGGATTATTCCGTCGCCTCCAGCCCTTGGAGGGACGGCCAAGGAGATGTCGTGCGGGAATGCGCGGACGCATGCCGCGAGGAGGGCATCGGCTTCGGGCTCTATCTGTCCCCATGGGATCGGCACGAGCCGAAATATGGAGATAAGGAAGCCTATGACGATTTCTACTGCGCCCAGCTGACGGAGCTGCTCACCGGCTACGGCGAGCTGATGGAAGTATGGTTCGACGGCGCGGGCTCGGAGGGACGCGTCTATGACTGGCCGCGCATCATCGAGCTCGTCCGCCGGCATCAGCCCGGCGCGATGGTGTTCAACATGGGCGAGCCGACGATCCGCTGGGTCGGCAACGAGGACGGAGTCGCGCCATATCCTTGCTGGAATACGGCCGAGTCGGCTCCTCTCAGCATGTTTGCCGCCGAGAGCGCGACCTGGCTGCCGTCCACGCCCAAGTGGGTGCCGGCCGAATGCGACGTGCCGATCCGCCGCCATCAATGGTTCTGGCATCCGGATTCCGAGGATCGCCTGCATGATCTCGACCATCTGATGGACATCTACTACCGCTCCGTCGGCCATGGCTGCAATCTGCTGCTGAATCTGTCGCCGGACCGAAGGGGATTGCTGCCGGAGCTCGATGCGGCCCGCCTTCAGGAGCTTGGCGCAGAGATCCGCCGCAGGCTGGGGACGCCGGCCGCCGAGACATCCGGCGAAGGCAGCGAGCTGACGCTGGAGCTGGGCGCTCCGACGGAGATCGGCCATCTCGTCATCATGGAGGATATCTCCCGGGGCGAGCGGATCCGCGAGTATGCGGCCGACATCCGGATCGACGGCGAATGGCGCGAGCTGGCATCGGGCTTCTCGGTAGGCCACAAGCGGATCGAGGCGTTGACTCCCGTCGCCGCGGAAGCCGTGCGGCTGAGAGTGTTGAAGAGCGAAGGCGAGCCGTTGATCCGCTCGCTGCAGGCTTACGCCGCCGTCTGACGGCAGCGGGACGCCCGTCCCTGAGCCTATGACTGTCCGACGCAGCGGGGGGCCATGCAGCCAGGCGGATTGGCTGATCGGTCCCTGAGCCTAGACAGTCTGCGGCAGCAGGCTTTTTAAGCTTGACAAGCCGATGGCAACATCCTACATTCAATCGGAGAGCAGGGGTTCAGCTCCTGCCGGCCGAAGCTGCGCCCGATGACCAGCGAACCGGGATCGACGGCTCCCGGCCCGTTCCTTTCCACTCTGCCGCCATATTCTACAAAGTGGTGATCCTGTGACATCTTTGGCAATCCTGCTCGTAACCGCATCGGGTCTGGCTCATTCGGTGTGGAATCTCCTGGCCAAAAAAAGCCGGGACAAAGCCGTCTTTCTCTGGCTCATCTTCAGTTTCACGACCATTCCTCTGCTGCCCTACCTCGTATGGGAGCTCATCCACCTCCACGGGGGCTGGGTTACGCTTGTCCTGTCCTTCGCCTTTCAGGCCGCGTACGGCCTGCTCCTCTCCCTCAGCTATAAGGAAGGGGACATGTCGCAGGTTTATCCCATCATGAGAGGAACCGGCATGTTCCTCGTGCCGCTGCTGGGGATGCTGATCTGGCATGAATCGCTCAGCATCTGGGGCTGGCTGGCGCTGCTCATCATGCTGCTCTGCTTCTTCTCGCTCAGCGGGTGGCCCGCTCCAGGCAAGCGGGTCGCCATGCGGCCCGTCCTGCTTGCGCTCGGCGTCGGCCTGTGCACGGCGGGCTACGTAACGATGGACAAATTCAATCTGCAGCATCTGTCCGCGCTGTCGCTGCTTGCGCTCGGCAATCTTGGCGTCATGGCTGCGCTCACTCCTGCCGCGATGCGCAAAGGCAAGCTGCGCGCAGAGTGGAGCGGACGCTGGAAGCAGACGCTGGCCGGCGCCGTGCTGAGCCCGGGCTCCTATCTGCTGTTCCTGCTCGCGATTCCTTACGCGCCGATCGGACTCATTTCGCCGATTCGCGAATGCGGCACCGTCTTCGCCGCCATCTTCGGCGTGCTGCTGCTCAAGGAAAGCCAAGGCTTCCGCCGGATCGTATCATCTGCGGTCATGGCCGCGGCGATCGTGACCGTGGCTTTGTGGGGCTGAGGCGCGGGCGCAATGAACAAGGGCGGTCTCCCAAGGCCGCCATGACAAAAGGCGATTTCCCCGCAGGCCGCGGCCTGGAGGAAATCGCCTTTTTCATTTGAACCAGCCTTTCTCCTTGAACCTGGAGATGGCCTCGATCCGGTTGCTGACGCCGAGCTTGTCGAGAATGACGGAGATGTAGTTGCGCACCGTGCCGCTGGACAGGAAGAGCTCCTTGGCGATGTCCTTGGTGTTCTTCCCTACGGCGACGAGCTCCATCACTTCGCGTTCGCGTTCGGTGAGGGGATTCTCCTCCACGTTGTACACCTCGTCGACCAGCTCGGGAGCATACAGCCGCCTGCCGGTCATGACGCTGCGGATGGAGTCGGCGAGCTCGTCGCTGGAGCTGTCCTTGAGCAGATAGCCCTGGACGCCTGCCTTGAGCGCCCGCTCAAAAAATCCCGAACGGGCGAAGGTGGTCAGAATGATCACTTTGCAGCCGTCGCCCTTCAGCAGCTCGGCGGCTTCGAGCCCGTTCATGACGGGCATCTCGATATCCATGATGCAGACGTCGGGCTTATGCTGGCGCACCAGCTCGACCGCGATCTGGCCGTTGCCGGCCTGGCCGACGACCTGCATGTCTTCCTCGAGGTCGATCAGCGATCCCAGCGCGCCGAGCAGCAGCCGCTGATCCTCGGCGATGACGATCCGTATCATGCTTCCACCTCCTTCTCCACCCGGCTGACGTTATGGGGAACGGTCATCGTAATTTCCGTCCCCGGCGCGCCGGATATTTCCAATGTTCCGTTGAGGAATTCCAGCCGCTCCTTCATTCCCTGCAATCCATTGCCGCGCTCGAGCTTCCGCACGTTCCGGATCCCGTTGCCGTCATCCTTGACCTTGACGATGAGCAGCTCCGGAAGCTGGGTGATGGAGAGGGAGCAGGAGGCGGCGTGGCTGTGCTTGACGACATTGGTGACAGCTTCCTTGATGCACATGCTCAGCACGTTCTCCGTGAGCCTCGATGTATGAGCCAAGCGGGGGTCTCCCTCCATCTCGAAGGAAATCTCCGCGGCGCCGAGAATCTGCCGGATCCTCTGGATCTCGTCCTCCAGCCGCGCGCCGCGCATATGGGAGACCATTTCCCTGACTTCCTGCAGGGCGATCCTCGCCGTCTGATGCACATCGGCCATCTCGCCGCGAGCCCGCTCCGGGTCCTTGTCCAGCAGCTTGCCGGCGAGATCGCTTTTGAGGCGGATCAGCGACAGCTGCTGGCCGAGAGTGTCGTGCAGGTCGAGCGCGATGCGCTGCCTCTCCTCATGGACGAGCAGATCCGCGATCCGGCGGTTGGCATCCTCCAGCTGCCCCTGCAGCTTGACCTGCTTGAGCGTATTGTAGCGGTTGAACGGAAGCACCGCCACGCCGATCAGGCAGACAAGGACGAAGGGCCACTGGGAGATGAAAAATTCGTTCCCGATCGCGAACCCCGTATAGACGGCTCCGAGCGTGACGACCAGGTGGACGATATACAGGCTGAGAAAACCCGCCCAGCTTCTCGTATTGCCGATGAATACGGCCAGAAAGAAGCTGAAGTACGGGTAATGGAAGTAGATCGTCATCGCAGCCGACACGGCCATCTGGATGGAGATGCCCGTATAGAGCCTCCAGCCTCTGTCGGAAGAGGTCAGCCGGAAGCACAGGAAGAACAGAGCGACGAGAAACCCGCCGAACAGCATATGGCGGGTCTCGGGGAACCGGAAGATGAAATAGAAAGGCAAGATGATGAATGCCAGCCATACATATAAGCTGAATCCGCTGCTGCGGGGAAAGATCCGGTACCATTTCTGCATCGATGCCGCTCCTTGCGTGAAGTCCTGATGCTACCAGTGTAGCATAATGGGCTTATTCCCCGCTGGTCCCGGTTCTTGCTTTGACCGGCGCCGCAGCGACACGGGCGACGGGGAAGGGGCGTAGCTCCGCCTGATGCTTGCTCTCGAATCCGCCGCCCGGCCGCTGCGCTATCAGCCGCTTGCCGTCCCGGAAGGAGACGAAGCATCTGTTCACGTCGTCCCAGAGGTTGAAGCGCAGCGACTTCAGGCTGGTGCGGAGCGTGATGGTCGTCGCATGCTGCAGCGACGGAGCCGCTTCATGGGCGCCTTGGAGGCGGTAGTTCGGAATCCGCGGGCTGAGATGATGGACATGGTGGAAGCCGATGTTGCCGGTCAGCCATTGCAGCCACGCCGGGAGCTTGTAATACGAGCTGCCGTCGACGGCGGCCTTGAGGTATTCCCATTCCGGATCATGCTCGAAGTAGGAGTCCTCGAACTGATGCTGCACATAGAACAGCCAGATGCCGGCGGCGCCGGAGATCCAGAAGATCGGCAGCTGCACGAGCAGGAACGACTGCCAGCCGGCTGCCCAAGCGAGCAGCGCGTACAGGACGACGATGCCGGCATTGGTCGCGTACGTGTTCAGCCGCTCCTTGCGGCGAGCGCCCTTTTCGTTGAAGCGGTAGGCGAAGAGGATCAGGACGATCGGCCCGAGTCCGAACAGCACGAGCGGATTGCGGTAGATCCGGTAGCTCAGCTTGCGCCACCGGGATGCTTCGGCATACTCCTGCACGGTCAGGATCCACATGTCGCCGATGCCGCGCTTCTCGAGATTGCCGCTGCCCGCATGATGGATATTGTGGGCATGCTTCCATTGTTCATACGGGAACATGGTCAGCACTCCGAGCAGATAACCAAGCAGATTGTTGGCGCGCTTGCTTTTGAAGAACGATCCGTGGCAGCAGTCGTGGAAGATGATGAAGCTGCGGATGACGAAGCCGGCGGCGGCGACGCTGAACAGCAGCGTCAGCGCGTAGGAGACGTTCAGGCTGAGATAGGCGGCGTACCAGAGCAAGGCCAGAGGGGGCAGCGTATTGAGCAGCTGCCAGACGCTGGCGGCGGAATCCGATTTTTCGTAGGGCGCTATCATTTGGCGCAGTTGTTTTAGTGGAGACATCCCGAAACCTCCTGAATGTGGCTGAAGTGGCGCAGTCTTGGAGATTCCATTATATCCGCTGAGGCAATGGGCTTAGCAGTCACAGGCGTAATGACAGAGGGTGACATTTGTCATGGTTCCGCCCAGATAGTTCAAGACGCGGAAGTCGAGGGAGAGGATCGGACGGTTGAACGGACAAGCCTGCTTGGTGTAGCCTTGAGGAAGAAATGCGGCGGGCTTCCGAAGCCTGCAGCGGGG encodes:
- a CDS encoding Gfo/Idh/MocA family oxidoreductase yields the protein MKQVRIGMIGVGGRGYLAGYWHQPDGRSVVTAGADISMERLEEFRSKVNPDAFVTTDYRELLAREDVDAIAVTAPDRYHEEFAIAALKAGKHVFCEKPLAITTEGCDRILKAAREAGKRLMAGHNMRYMNMFRTMKGIADSGVLGDIKAVWVRHFVGRGGSYYYHDWHGSSANTTSLLLQKGSHDIDIIHWITGRYTKRVSAMGGLDYYGGSYPDTLTCPQCELKQTCPEAQFIPGMDRCAFRKEIDVEDNSMVMLELEGGIKASYLQCHFTPDYQRNYVFIGTKGRMENSEPDNKVYVQTRKSGEWQEHSDIVYEIKEATGGHGGADPEICRDFVDMILDGREPVATPEAGRMSVAAGVAAAASMRGGGFPVEVSPIRQD
- a CDS encoding glycoside hydrolase family 95 protein, with translation MTTEQVQGKTAVRTNGEKLEPASRDALWYEAPAGAWTEALPIGSGRLGAMVFGRLGEERIQLNEDSLWYGGPGIGSSPDAAEQLPRIRQLLLAGEPEQAEELAMTAVMTQSGHLAPYQTLGELLIRFPGEPAAAERYIRELRLDEAAAVTRFGWGAVERTRTVFASEPHAVIAVRIEGSEPGGLSLRAGMTRRPFEGRMTQLERGVAMEGQCGPDGVRYAAVLRAEAEGGSCRLLGDAILIDGADSATLYIAAATTFRSGDPLAESLARVQAALDAGYDEIRERHLLAHRALYDRVTLELGAGADAGQGPGQGPGREHEPARGQESVQGRQTVPGQESASGQESASGQESASGQESVPGQESGPTLDCLPTDVRLRLLREGGSDPGLVRLFFLYGRYLLLSSSRPGSLPANLQGIWNESFTPPWESDYHLNINLQMNYWPAEVCNLAETHEPVFDLLDRLRENGVVTAREMYGAEGFVAHHATNMWGDTGIVGVWVPAVIWPTGGAWLSLHLWEHYRYQPDRRFLEDRAYPMLKDAARFFLDTLLEDSRGRLVTGPSVSPENTYELPNGKRGALCIGPSMDSQILHALFSACGEAAAELGVDAELAGKLEAARRRLPEPEIGSRGQLLEWSEEYGEPEPGHRHISHLFALHPGEQITPERTPQLAQAARKTLESRLAHGGGHTGWSRAWILNFWARLGEGGEAHEHLMELLRHAVHPNLFGDHPPFQIDANFGGTAGVAEMLLQSHGGELKLLPALPPEWPEGRVTGLRARGGAECDLSWAGGRLTEAELRFTHGGSFFIRHGGELTAVDGAGLLKQFIFEDGRYRFDARAGDVLRLAAVRA
- a CDS encoding alpha-L-fucosidase, encoding MNETYTGAVPSKHQLIWQDMEMGMFIHFGMNTFCDQEWGEGGDSALLFHPEELDARQWAREARQAGMKYLILTAKHHDGFCLWPSAQTDYSVASSPWRDGQGDVVRECADACREEGIGFGLYLSPWDRHEPKYGDKEAYDDFYCAQLTELLTGYGELMEVWFDGAGSEGRVYDWPRIIELVRRHQPGAMVFNMGEPTIRWVGNEDGVAPYPCWNTAESAPLSMFAAESATWLPSTPKWVPAECDVPIRRHQWFWHPDSEDRLHDLDHLMDIYYRSVGHGCNLLLNLSPDRRGLLPELDAARLQELGAEIRRRLGTPAAETSGEGSELTLELGAPTEIGHLVIMEDISRGERIREYAADIRIDGEWRELASGFSVGHKRIEALTPVAAEAVRLRVLKSEGEPLIRSLQAYAAV
- a CDS encoding DMT family transporter encodes the protein MTSLAILLVTASGLAHSVWNLLAKKSRDKAVFLWLIFSFTTIPLLPYLVWELIHLHGGWVTLVLSFAFQAAYGLLLSLSYKEGDMSQVYPIMRGTGMFLVPLLGMLIWHESLSIWGWLALLIMLLCFFSLSGWPAPGKRVAMRPVLLALGVGLCTAGYVTMDKFNLQHLSALSLLALGNLGVMAALTPAAMRKGKLRAEWSGRWKQTLAGAVLSPGSYLLFLLAIPYAPIGLISPIRECGTVFAAIFGVLLLKESQGFRRIVSSAVMAAAIVTVALWG
- a CDS encoding response regulator transcription factor; protein product: MIRIVIAEDQRLLLGALGSLIDLEEDMQVVGQAGNGQIAVELVRQHKPDVCIMDIEMPVMNGLEAAELLKGDGCKVIILTTFARSGFFERALKAGVQGYLLKDSSSDELADSIRSVMTGRRLYAPELVDEVYNVEENPLTEREREVMELVAVGKNTKDIAKELFLSSGTVRNYISVILDKLGVSNRIEAISRFKEKGWFK
- a CDS encoding sensor histidine kinase yields the protein MQKWYRIFPRSSGFSLYVWLAFIILPFYFIFRFPETRHMLFGGFLVALFFLCFRLTSSDRGWRLYTGISIQMAVSAAMTIYFHYPYFSFFLAVFIGNTRSWAGFLSLYIVHLVVTLGAVYTGFAIGNEFFISQWPFVLVCLIGVAVLPFNRYNTLKQVKLQGQLEDANRRIADLLVHEERQRIALDLHDTLGQQLSLIRLKSDLAGKLLDKDPERARGEMADVHQTARIALQEVREMVSHMRGARLEDEIQRIRQILGAAEISFEMEGDPRLAHTSRLTENVLSMCIKEAVTNVVKHSHAASCSLSITQLPELLIVKVKDDGNGIRNVRKLERGNGLQGMKERLEFLNGTLEISGAPGTEITMTVPHNVSRVEKEVEA
- a CDS encoding fatty acid desaturase; translated protein: MSPLKQLRQMIAPYEKSDSAASVWQLLNTLPPLALLWYAAYLSLNVSYALTLLFSVAAAGFVIRSFIIFHDCCHGSFFKSKRANNLLGYLLGVLTMFPYEQWKHAHNIHHAGSGNLEKRGIGDMWILTVQEYAEASRWRKLSYRIYRNPLVLFGLGPIVLILFAYRFNEKGARRKERLNTYATNAGIVVLYALLAWAAGWQSFLLVQLPIFWISGAAGIWLFYVQHQFEDSYFEHDPEWEYLKAAVDGSSYYKLPAWLQWLTGNIGFHHVHHLSPRIPNYRLQGAHEAAPSLQHATTITLRTSLKSLRFNLWDDVNRCFVSFRDGKRLIAQRPGGGFESKHQAELRPFPVARVAAAPVKARTGTSGE